The nucleotide sequence ATCTTTTATTTCTGCTTTTTTTAATTCTAATTCTGTAAGTTTTTTAGTTGTTCTTTTCATAATGACAGTACACCAATTTTTGAAATTTTTAAGTACTGTTAATTGTACTGTATAAGAACTGAGTTTTAAGTAAATTATTAGATTTTTAGCGAGACAAACTGAAACTTATCAAAGTCCAGTTTATCTGTTATTATAAGATATTTTGAGATTTAATGTTATTGTTTAGGAAGTAGCTTCACAGGAACCATCTGGAACTCATCCATATTCCAAACATTATTTTTTACATAAGGTTCATTTAAAAGCCATTCATCAATCTCTTCATCATTTTCAAAATCAACAAATAAAGTTGATCCAACCATTATATCATCTTCTATTAAAGCACCAGCATCTATTATTTTACCTTCGCTCATTAATTTTCTAGCACCTTCTATATGTGCTTCTCTTGATTCAAGTCTTCTTTCTAGTGCACCATCATTATCATAAGCTATTACTAAATATTGCATAAATATCCTTTTTTATTTGATTGTGTTATTTTATCACAAAGTTTATAAAGTGGTTGCAAGTAAAAAAAACAAAGGATATGCAATTGCATTAAAATATCTAATTATAGGGAACATTTTAATATTATAAGGAACAATATCTTCCAATTCTTTGTTTTTTGATAATCCTTTCATTAAAGAAAGTTTCATACTAATATCAAAAAATTTTAATATTAGTATAGAACTCATAAAAAAGCCAAAATTATTTAAATAAAAAGACAAAAAAATTGTATAAAAGAATGAAGGATGAAGGATCAAATATAAAAAAATATTTTTTTTGAATATTTCAAAATTATTATCTAATAATCCATATAAGGAATCAGATTTTTGCCAATTTGTTTCAAATAATTCAACAGCAATAAAGATAAGAAATAAGTATAAATATTCCATTTTATATTTAAAAAGCTAATAAGGCTAGAAAGCCTTATTATTTTGAGATTTCTTGTTCAGAAAATTTAACTTTTTGGTCTTTATATAACCCTGTTCCTACTGGAATTGTTCTACCAATAACAACATTTTCTTTTAAATCTTCTAACATATCCATTTTAGCACTAATTGCAGCTTCAGTTAAAACTTTTGTAGTTTCTTGGAATGAAGCAGCTGAGATAATAGAATCAGATGTAACAGCAGCTCTTGTAATACCTAATAATAAAGGTTCAGCAATTGCAGGATTTCCACCTAATTTTATAATTTTTTCATTTTCAAGTTTGAATTTCTTTTTAGAAACCATATCACCAACAATGAATTTAGTATCTCCACCATCTAAAATAGAAACTTGTCTTAACATTTGAGATGTAATTACCTCAATATGTTTATCCGCAATATTTACCCCTTGAGATCTATATACTTGTTGTACTTCAGAAACAATAAAGTAATGTAATGCTTTTTCTCCAAGAATTCTCAAAATATCATGAGGAGAAATTTGTCCATCAGTTAAAGCTTCACCCGCATGAACGAATTCACCTTCATGAACTAAAACTTGTTTAGATTTTTCTACTAAATACTCTACACTATTTCCTGTTGAATCTGTAATAAGGATTTTTTGTTTATTTCTTAATCCTTTTCCAAAAGATACAACTCCATCAAAAGATGCTAATATTGCAATATTTTTTGGTCGTCTAGCTTCAAATAATTCAGATACTCTTGGAAGACCTCCAGTAATATCTTTTGATTTTTGAGTTGCTTTTGGTGTTTTACCAATAATGTCTGCAACTTCTACTCTTTTTCCTTCACTAACATTTAATGAAATTTTTGGATCTAAAGGATATCTAATAATCTCATTATCATCAGTTGTTAAAATAACTGTTGGTTTATATCCACTTGGAATATATTCATTAATAACTAATTTAGATGTTCCTGTTAATTCATCAAATTGCTCAGAAACAGTAACTCCAGGAATAACATCCTCAAATGAGATAACCCCAGCTTTTTCAGCAATTGTTGGATTTGCATATGGATCCCATTCTGCAATCACAACTTGTTCATTTTTTGTTGGAGCAGAAATAACTGTATCTTTTTCAACTTCAGTATTATCATTTAATTGAATAGAAGAACCTCTTGAAATATAGTGTCTTAAAGCTTCTCTGTCTTCATTATCAGCAATAACTGCAAAAAGCCCTTTTTCTGTTATTGTATCACCAGCTTTAATATCATGTCTTCTTTCTAAATAATCACCAGTCAATTTATAGTATTTAACAATACCTTTTGCTCCCGAAACAATTTTTGATGTAACAGGTGCTCCATCTTCAACTTTTAACTCAGAAGCAAATGGAATTCTATTTGGAACATTCCATCCATCTTTAATAATTTCAACAATAGATTCATTTAGATTCACTTCTTCACCATCTTTATATGGTAAATAAAGTTTCCCTTCAATTTTTCCAGAAATTCCAGCTAATTCATTTGCTTTTGCAACATCATTTTTTCTTAAGAAGTATTTTTTCTCTTCTTTTGAATTTGCAATAGTTAAAATAATTTCTTCATGAACAGTATCTACTGTAACTTTACCTTTAAATGGTGCATTTATTTTTGGTTCAACTAATAATAAACCAGCATTTCTTCTATTTGCTACAATGATTTTTCCATCAGTTGTTACATATTTTTTAATATTGTAATATCTAATGAATCCTTCTTTATCTGCTTTTAACTCTCTTTCTGTTTGAGTTGCACTTGCAGTTCCCCCAACGTGGAAAGTTCTAAGTGTCAGCTGAGTTCCTGGTTCTCCAATAGATTGAGCTGCAACAACTCCAACTGCTTCACCTGGTTTAGCTTTTCTTTGCTCACCAAGATTTAGTCCATAACATTTTGAACATAATCCATTTTCAACTTTACAAGTTAAAGGTGTTCTAATAACTACTGATTTTACTTCTGCTTCAGTTACAACTTTTGCATCTTCTTCAGTTATTAAAGTTCCTTCAGCAAATAAAATTTCATTTGAAATTGGATCAATAATATCTTCAGCAATAACTCTACCTGTGATTCTCTCTTCTAAACTTTCAATTAATTCATTACCTGAAGTAATATCAGTAATTTCAATACCTTCATGTGTTCCACAATCTTCAATTGTAATTCTTACATTTTGAGAAACGTCAATCAGTTTTCTTGTTAAATATCCAGCATTTGCTGTTTTTAACGCTGTATCGGCAAGTCCTTTTCTAGCTCCGTGAGTAGAAATAAAGTACTCAAGTACGTTTAGACCTTCTCTAAAGTTTGAAATAATTGGTGTTTCAATAATAGAACCATCTGGTTTTGCCATAAGTCCTCTCATACCTGATAACTGTCTAATTTGAGCTGCAGATCCTCTAGCTCCTGAATCAGCCATCATATAAATAGAGTTGAATCCATTTTTATCACCTTTAACAAGCTCCATCATTTCAGATGCAAGTTTGTTATTTACTTCTGTCCAAATATCAATAATTTTATTATATCTTTCTTGCTCAGTTAAAAGTCCTTGAGAGAACTGTTTTTGAACTTCAATAACATCTTTTTTAGATTTGCTAATATGTGTTATTTTATTTTCAGGAACTCTAATATCATCTATAGAGATAGAAATTCCAGCAACCGTTGCATATTTAAAACCTAAGTTTTTAAGATCATCTAAGAATCTAGGCGTTACTTCATATCCAGCTTCTTTATAGATATAATCAACTAATACACCAATATCTTTTTTCTTTAAAACTTTATTCCATAAATTTGCAGGTACAAAACTTGGTAAAATTTCATGAATAATTAATCTTCCAACAGTTGTTTGAATTATTCTATCAGCAATTTTTGTTCTGATTTTAGCATGAAGATCAATTTGTCCCATATCTAATGCAATTTTTACTTCATTTACATCTGTAAATAATTTATGTTCACCTTTTACACCCTCTTTTACTAAAGATAGATAATAGATTCCCAAAATCATATCTTGAGAAGGAACAGCAATCGCTCTACCACTAGCTGGTAAAAGAATATTCATAGAAGACATCATCAAAATTTTTGCTTCTGCAACCGCTTCTTGTGATAAAGGCACGTGAACTGCCATTTGGTCACCATCGAAGTCCGCATTAAATGCAGCACAAACAAGTGGGTGTAATCTAATAGCTTTTCCATCAATTAAAACAGGGTGGAAAGCTTGAATTGATAATTTGTGAAGAGTTGGAGCTCTGTTTAATAAAATTGGATATTCATCAACGATTTCATTTAAACATTCCCAAACTTCATTTGATTCATTTTCAATCAATCTTTTTGCAGCTTTTAAAGTTGTTGCATAACCTTTTTCTTCTAATTTAGCCATTAAATGTGGTTTAAACAACTCTAAAGCCATTTTTTTAGGAATACCACATTGATCCATATTTAAAGATGGTCCAACAACGATAACAGATCTTCCCGAGAAGTCAACCCTTTTACCAAGTAAGTTTTGTCTGAATCGTCCTTGTTTACCTTTAATAATTTCTGATAAAGATTTTAAAGGTCTTTTATTTGCACCTTTAACTGCATTTGCAGTTTTTCCATTATCAAATAAAGCGTCAACTGCTTCTTGAAGCATTCTTTTTTCATTTCTAATAATGATTTCTGGAGCATCAAGTTCAGTTAATCTTTTTAATCTGTTATTTCTATTAATAACTCTTCTATATAAGTCATTTACGTCTGAAACAGCAAATTTTCCACCATCAAGTGAAACAAGCGGTCTTAAATCTGGTGGAAGAACTGGAAGTTGTGTAAGCATCATCCATTCAGGTCTATTTCCTGAATTTAAGAAGTTTTCAACAACTTTTAATCTTTTGATAATTGTTTTTCTTTTAGCTTCAGATTTAGTTGTTTCCATCTCTTCTTTTAATAGAGTTAGTAATTCAAATAAATCAAGTCCTGCTAATAAATCTCTTACAATTTCTCCACCCATATTAGCTTCAAAACCAGTGTGTTCAAATAAATCAGAGATAGTTCTATATTGTTCTTCATTTAAAATATCATATTTTTCAACTTTTTTAGTTTTTTCATTATCATAGTAAGCTTCACCAGGATTACTTACAATGTATGCTTCATAATATAATACTCTTTCTAAATCTTTTAATTTTACACCTAAAAGTGTTCCTATTCTTGTAGGAAGAGAACTAACCATCCAAATATGAGCAACAGGAGATACTAATTCAATATGTCCCATTCTATGTCGTCTAACTTTTGATGAAGTTACTTCAACTCCACATTTTTCACAAACAACACCTTTGTATCTCATTTTTTTGTATTTACCACAAAGACACTCATAATCTTTTACTGGTCCAAAAATTTTAGCACAAAATAATCCATCTCTTTCTGGTTTTAATGTTCTATAATTAATTGTTTCAGGTTTTTTAACTTCACCACAAGACCAAGAAAGTATTTTTTCTGGACTTGCTAATTTTAGTTGAAAAGCTGAAAAATCTTGTGGTCTTTCTAACTCTTTTATCTCAATTGGTGACAATACTTTTTCATTATTGCTCATTGTTTTCTACCTCTCCAAAAATCTCTACATCTAGTGCTAGAGCTTTTAACTCTTTTGTTAATACGAAGAATGTCTCTGGAACTCCAGAATTAGGAACATTTTCACCATTTGCAATTGCTCTATAAGCTTTTGTTCTACCTTCAACATCATCAGATTTTGTTGTAAGCATCTCTTTAAGTACATTTGTTGCACCATAAGCTTCTAATGCCCAAACTTCCATCTCTCCAAATCTTTGTCCACCAAATAGAGCTTTTCCTCCAACTGGTTGTTGTGTTACAAGAGAGTATGGTCCTGTACTTCTAGCGTGAACTTTTTCGTCGACTAAGTGGTGAAGTTTAAGCATATACATATAACCTACGTTTACTCTTTCTTTCATTTTTTCACCAGTTTTTCCATCAAAAAGAACACATTTTCCATCGCTATCAATTTTTGCTAATTCAAATAATTTTGCAAATTCTTCTGCTTTTACTCCATCAAAGATTTGAGTAGCAAATCTTACACCTTTTGCCCAATCTTGTGCGTATTGAACTAATTCTTCATCATTTAAAGAATCCATAAATGCTTTACCATTCATAAGTTTTGCAACACTTGCAATTTCAGTCATTTTTGCTCTTAGTTCTGCAATAAAATCAGCTCTTTTTGCTTCAAAAATATCTTGAATTTGGTTACCAAGTTTTTTACCAGCTAATCCTAAGTGAACTTCAAGAATTTGCCCAATATTCATCCTTGAAGGAACCCCAAGT is from Arcobacter lacus and encodes:
- a CDS encoding YciI family protein, with the translated sequence MQYLVIAYDNDGALERRLESREAHIEGARKLMSEGKIIDAGALIEDDIMVGSTLFVDFENDEEIDEWLLNEPYVKNNVWNMDEFQMVPVKLLPKQ
- the rpoC gene encoding DNA-directed RNA polymerase subunit beta'; translation: MSNNEKVLSPIEIKELERPQDFSAFQLKLASPEKILSWSCGEVKKPETINYRTLKPERDGLFCAKIFGPVKDYECLCGKYKKMRYKGVVCEKCGVEVTSSKVRRHRMGHIELVSPVAHIWMVSSLPTRIGTLLGVKLKDLERVLYYEAYIVSNPGEAYYDNEKTKKVEKYDILNEEQYRTISDLFEHTGFEANMGGEIVRDLLAGLDLFELLTLLKEEMETTKSEAKRKTIIKRLKVVENFLNSGNRPEWMMLTQLPVLPPDLRPLVSLDGGKFAVSDVNDLYRRVINRNNRLKRLTELDAPEIIIRNEKRMLQEAVDALFDNGKTANAVKGANKRPLKSLSEIIKGKQGRFRQNLLGKRVDFSGRSVIVVGPSLNMDQCGIPKKMALELFKPHLMAKLEEKGYATTLKAAKRLIENESNEVWECLNEIVDEYPILLNRAPTLHKLSIQAFHPVLIDGKAIRLHPLVCAAFNADFDGDQMAVHVPLSQEAVAEAKILMMSSMNILLPASGRAIAVPSQDMILGIYYLSLVKEGVKGEHKLFTDVNEVKIALDMGQIDLHAKIRTKIADRIIQTTVGRLIIHEILPSFVPANLWNKVLKKKDIGVLVDYIYKEAGYEVTPRFLDDLKNLGFKYATVAGISISIDDIRVPENKITHISKSKKDVIEVQKQFSQGLLTEQERYNKIIDIWTEVNNKLASEMMELVKGDKNGFNSIYMMADSGARGSAAQIRQLSGMRGLMAKPDGSIIETPIISNFREGLNVLEYFISTHGARKGLADTALKTANAGYLTRKLIDVSQNVRITIEDCGTHEGIEITDITSGNELIESLEERITGRVIAEDIIDPISNEILFAEGTLITEEDAKVVTEAEVKSVVIRTPLTCKVENGLCSKCYGLNLGEQRKAKPGEAVGVVAAQSIGEPGTQLTLRTFHVGGTASATQTERELKADKEGFIRYYNIKKYVTTDGKIIVANRRNAGLLLVEPKINAPFKGKVTVDTVHEEIILTIANSKEEKKYFLRKNDVAKANELAGISGKIEGKLYLPYKDGEEVNLNESIVEIIKDGWNVPNRIPFASELKVEDGAPVTSKIVSGAKGIVKYYKLTGDYLERRHDIKAGDTITEKGLFAVIADNEDREALRHYISRGSSIQLNDNTEVEKDTVISAPTKNEQVVIAEWDPYANPTIAEKAGVISFEDVIPGVTVSEQFDELTGTSKLVINEYIPSGYKPTVILTTDDNEIIRYPLDPKISLNVSEGKRVEVADIIGKTPKATQKSKDITGGLPRVSELFEARRPKNIAILASFDGVVSFGKGLRNKQKILITDSTGNSVEYLVEKSKQVLVHEGEFVHAGEALTDGQISPHDILRILGEKALHYFIVSEVQQVYRSQGVNIADKHIEVITSQMLRQVSILDGGDTKFIVGDMVSKKKFKLENEKIIKLGGNPAIAEPLLLGITRAAVTSDSIISAASFQETTKVLTEAAISAKMDMLEDLKENVVIGRTIPVGTGLYKDQKVKFSEQEISK